The DNA sequence GTAGCATTTACTTCAGCTTCTTTTTTTACTAAAGCCTCCATTCTTTCTTTTTGCAAAGCCTCAAAAGAAGCTTTATAAGCCTCTAAAGATTGCCTTGCTTCATCAAATTCTTTTGTTTGTAATTCCAATTGTGCTTTTTTGGATTCAAAATATTCTTCACAATTTTGATCAGCCCCAAAAAGTGCAGTCAAGCAAAAAATTAAAAAAATATATTTTTTAGTCATTTTTATCCTTTTTAAAAAAACGGCTGATTGCAATTTCATCAAGAAATTTTTCTTCAATTTTGGCAAGTTCTTTTTTCTTTTGTTTAATTTCTTCAGCTTCTAAAACCTTCATTTTTTCATAATCTAGGTGAGCTTTTTTGTATAAAAACTGATAATGCATCATTTCTTTTTTAGAAAGCTCTACTTTTTCTTTGGCTCTAGATATTGCTTCTCTACCAACCTGTCTCATCAATAAATTAGTTCTTAATTCACTTATAGAACCTGATTGTGGCAAAACACTTAAATTTTCACATTCTTTTCTTGAAAGCTCTAAAAGTCTTTCATTTTCAAGCTGTCTTTGCTTGGCTTGATTTAAATTAGATTCAGCTTTATCAAGTTGTTGTTTTTTTACTTTAACAACAGAATTATATTTGCTTTTCATAAAATAATTGTATCTTCTCTTTCTGGACTTGTAGAAATAAATTTTACTTTAACTCCACAAAGTTCTTCTAATTTAGCAATATATTTTTTAGCATTTTCTGGTAATAAATCATAATCTCTAATTCCAAAAACCTTATCCCATCCATCCATTTCTTCATAAATAGGCTTAGCATTTTCTAAATCACTTGGCAT is a window from the Campylobacter sp. RM10537 genome containing:
- a CDS encoding flagellar export protein FliJ, with protein sequence MKSKYNSVVKVKKQQLDKAESNLNQAKQRQLENERLLELSRKECENLSVLPQSGSISELRTNLLMRQVGREAISRAKEKVELSKKEMMHYQFLYKKAHLDYEKMKVLEAEEIKQKKKELAKIEEKFLDEIAISRFFKKDKND